In Pararge aegeria chromosome 5, ilParAegt1.1, whole genome shotgun sequence, one DNA window encodes the following:
- the LOC120623588 gene encoding synembryn-A isoform X2, translated as MNEDEIKIISGNNYTEIAQILENFIKINDNVFIFPFLLENNRRVSLWAALFQHLQSESSGSIHIVCLSTIKLLSRDKTELENLICEKWIITLIEKAGLFNFVDPEDSLDVDMPVKEVVVEALKCLCNITFNSNEARGLCAYTIIAQGLVARLRSYKEIAFKDDIMLYDMKLLFILTALRQDIKAKIKDELHGMDYLISCLNELVLESSESQCEVAGSREVIEDAHCCFLQDNQQAIACEILKTQFNLTLQHSEEPVSEAEESMYLKLMPVLTALLYAQTSTQDSLMDLHSNIANLLTGVPPMFYQYLTPELNDGETALCTYAGRNMDALQALLQLLLYRLSITTSALLQSTKNQYTNLSPVLIVLIKSARGCRPQRKYLRQVVLPPLRDVSRPPEEGNTLRNQLCRLLTTPVTSVRDLVAEFLFILCKEKVGRMVKYTGFGNAAGHLAQKGLMGGARGPVQYSSSSEDSDTEEYLEAQPRIDPVVGCTRPPRVNPFEGMSEEQEFEAMKLVNLLDKMLTEGVVRPARIGADGRPVAIDHVLDMREHPPNRPQS; from the exons ATGAATGAAGACGAAATCAAAATTATAAGCGGTAACAACTACACGGAGATCGCTCAAATTTTAGAGAATTTTATAAAGATT AATGATAACGTATTTATATTTCCCTTTTTACTGGAAAACAACAGACGAGTCTCTCTATGGGCCGCATTATTCCAGCATCTACAGTCAGAGTCTTCAGGGTCCATTCATATTGTGTGTTTAAGTACTATCAAGTTGTTGAG CCGAGATAAAACTGAACTCGAAAACTTGATCTGTGAGAAATGGATAATAACATTAATTGAAAAAGCTggtctgtttaattttgtggATCCAGAAGATTCTTTGGATGTTGATATGCCAGTAAAGGAGGTAGTTGTGGAGGCCTTGAAATGTCTTTGCAATATAACGTTCAACAGTAACGAGGCACGTGGATTGTGTGCATACACAATTATTGCACAGGGGCTGGTTGCAAGATTACGCTCGTACAAGGAAATAGCTTTCAAAGATGATATAATGCTCTATGACATGAAGCTGTTGTTTATATTGACAGCACTAAGACAAGATATAAAGGCTAAAATAAAAGATGAATTGCATGGGATGGATTATTTGATTAGTTGTCTCAATGAACTTGTTTTGGAGTCCTCTGAATCTCAATGTGAAGTTGCTGGGAGTAGGGAAGTTATTGAAGATGCTCACTGCTGCTTCCTACAG GATAACCAGCAAGCTATAGCATGTGAGATACTTAAAACCCAGTTCAACTTGACCCTCCAACATTCTGAGGAACCAGTTAGCGAGGCAGAGGAGAGCATGTATCTCAAACTGATGCCCGTGCTCACAGCCCTGTTGTATGCACAAACTTCCACACAGGATTCACTAATGGACCTCCACAGCAATATCGCTAATCTATTAACTGG agtacCACCAATGTTTTACCAGTATCTGACTCCAGAGCTGAACGATGGAGAAACAGCACTGTGCACATATGCTGGTAGAAACATGGATGCTTTGCAAGCCCTGCTTCAGTTGCTATTATATAGGCTCTCAATAACTAca TCAGCTTTATTACAGAGCACAAAGAACCAGTACACAAATCTGTCTCCGGTACTCATAGTGCTGATCAAGAGCGCCCGCGGTTGCAGACCGCAGCGCAAATATCTCAGGCAGGTGGTGTTGCCTCCCCTGAGAGATGTGTCTAGACCCCCGGAAGAAGGCAACACTCTCCGCAACCAACTGTGCAGGTTGCTTACCACTCCAGTAACATCTGTGAGGGACTTGGTCGCTGAGTTCCTGTTCATCCTTTGCAAGGAGAAAG TTGGTCGCATGGTGAAGTACACGGGCTTCGGTAACGCAGCTGGTCACCTGGCTCAGAAGGGGCTCATGGGCGGAGCGCGCGGGCCCGTGCAGTACTCCTCCAGCAGCGAGGATTCCGACACCGAGGAGTATCTCGAAGCGCAACCTCGTATAGACCCGGTAGTGGGGTGCACGAGACCGCCGCGCGTTAACCCGTTCGAGGGCATGTCTGAGGAACAG
- the LOC120623588 gene encoding synembryn-A isoform X1 — MNEDEIKIISGNNYTEIAQILENFIKINDNVFIFPFLLENNRRVSLWAALFQHLQSESSGSIHIVCLSTIKLLSRDKTELENLICEKWIITLIEKAGLFNFVDPEDSLDVDMPVKEVVVEALKCLCNITFNSNEARGLCAYTIIAQGLVARLRSYKEIAFKDDIMLYDMKLLFILTALRQDIKAKIKDELHGMDYLISCLNELVLESSESQCEVAGSREVIEDAHCCFLQDNQQAIACEILKTQFNLTLQHSEEPVSEAEESMYLKLMPVLTALLYAQTSTQDSLMDLHSNIANLLTGVPPMFYQYLTPELNDGETALCTYAGRNMDALQALLQLLLYRLSITTSALLQSTKNQYTNLSPVLIVLIKSARGCRPQRKYLRQVVLPPLRDVSRPPEEGNTLRNQLCRLLTTPVTSVRDLVAEFLFILCKEKVGRMVKYTGFGNAAGHLAQKGLMGGARGPVQYSSSSEDSDTEEYLEAQPRIDPVVGCTRPPRVNPFEGMSEEQKEFEAMKLVNLLDKMLTEGVVRPARIGADGRPVAIDHVLDMREHPPNRPQS; from the exons ATGAATGAAGACGAAATCAAAATTATAAGCGGTAACAACTACACGGAGATCGCTCAAATTTTAGAGAATTTTATAAAGATT AATGATAACGTATTTATATTTCCCTTTTTACTGGAAAACAACAGACGAGTCTCTCTATGGGCCGCATTATTCCAGCATCTACAGTCAGAGTCTTCAGGGTCCATTCATATTGTGTGTTTAAGTACTATCAAGTTGTTGAG CCGAGATAAAACTGAACTCGAAAACTTGATCTGTGAGAAATGGATAATAACATTAATTGAAAAAGCTggtctgtttaattttgtggATCCAGAAGATTCTTTGGATGTTGATATGCCAGTAAAGGAGGTAGTTGTGGAGGCCTTGAAATGTCTTTGCAATATAACGTTCAACAGTAACGAGGCACGTGGATTGTGTGCATACACAATTATTGCACAGGGGCTGGTTGCAAGATTACGCTCGTACAAGGAAATAGCTTTCAAAGATGATATAATGCTCTATGACATGAAGCTGTTGTTTATATTGACAGCACTAAGACAAGATATAAAGGCTAAAATAAAAGATGAATTGCATGGGATGGATTATTTGATTAGTTGTCTCAATGAACTTGTTTTGGAGTCCTCTGAATCTCAATGTGAAGTTGCTGGGAGTAGGGAAGTTATTGAAGATGCTCACTGCTGCTTCCTACAG GATAACCAGCAAGCTATAGCATGTGAGATACTTAAAACCCAGTTCAACTTGACCCTCCAACATTCTGAGGAACCAGTTAGCGAGGCAGAGGAGAGCATGTATCTCAAACTGATGCCCGTGCTCACAGCCCTGTTGTATGCACAAACTTCCACACAGGATTCACTAATGGACCTCCACAGCAATATCGCTAATCTATTAACTGG agtacCACCAATGTTTTACCAGTATCTGACTCCAGAGCTGAACGATGGAGAAACAGCACTGTGCACATATGCTGGTAGAAACATGGATGCTTTGCAAGCCCTGCTTCAGTTGCTATTATATAGGCTCTCAATAACTAca TCAGCTTTATTACAGAGCACAAAGAACCAGTACACAAATCTGTCTCCGGTACTCATAGTGCTGATCAAGAGCGCCCGCGGTTGCAGACCGCAGCGCAAATATCTCAGGCAGGTGGTGTTGCCTCCCCTGAGAGATGTGTCTAGACCCCCGGAAGAAGGCAACACTCTCCGCAACCAACTGTGCAGGTTGCTTACCACTCCAGTAACATCTGTGAGGGACTTGGTCGCTGAGTTCCTGTTCATCCTTTGCAAGGAGAAAG TTGGTCGCATGGTGAAGTACACGGGCTTCGGTAACGCAGCTGGTCACCTGGCTCAGAAGGGGCTCATGGGCGGAGCGCGCGGGCCCGTGCAGTACTCCTCCAGCAGCGAGGATTCCGACACCGAGGAGTATCTCGAAGCGCAACCTCGTATAGACCCGGTAGTGGGGTGCACGAGACCGCCGCGCGTTAACCCGTTCGAGGGCATGTCTGAGGAACAG
- the LOC120623588 gene encoding synembryn-A isoform X3, whose amino-acid sequence MNEDEIKIISGNNYTEIAQILENFIKINDNVFIFPFLLENNRRVSLWAALFQHLQSESSGSIHIVCLSTIKLLSRDKTELENLICEKWIITLIEKAGLFNFVDPEDSLDVDMPVKEVVVEALKCLCNITFNSNEARGLCAYTIIAQGLVARLRSYKEIAFKDDIMLYDMKLLFILTALRQDIKAKIKDELHGMDYLISCLNELVLESSESQCEVAGSREVIEDAHCCFLQDNQQAIACEILKTQFNLTLQHSEEPVSEAEESMYLKLMPVLTALLYAQTSTQDSLMDLHSNIANLLTGVPPMFYQYLTPELNDGETALCTYAGRNMDALQALLQLLLYRLSITTSTKNQYTNLSPVLIVLIKSARGCRPQRKYLRQVVLPPLRDVSRPPEEGNTLRNQLCRLLTTPVTSVRDLVAEFLFILCKEKVGRMVKYTGFGNAAGHLAQKGLMGGARGPVQYSSSSEDSDTEEYLEAQPRIDPVVGCTRPPRVNPFEGMSEEQKEFEAMKLVNLLDKMLTEGVVRPARIGADGRPVAIDHVLDMREHPPNRPQS is encoded by the exons ATGAATGAAGACGAAATCAAAATTATAAGCGGTAACAACTACACGGAGATCGCTCAAATTTTAGAGAATTTTATAAAGATT AATGATAACGTATTTATATTTCCCTTTTTACTGGAAAACAACAGACGAGTCTCTCTATGGGCCGCATTATTCCAGCATCTACAGTCAGAGTCTTCAGGGTCCATTCATATTGTGTGTTTAAGTACTATCAAGTTGTTGAG CCGAGATAAAACTGAACTCGAAAACTTGATCTGTGAGAAATGGATAATAACATTAATTGAAAAAGCTggtctgtttaattttgtggATCCAGAAGATTCTTTGGATGTTGATATGCCAGTAAAGGAGGTAGTTGTGGAGGCCTTGAAATGTCTTTGCAATATAACGTTCAACAGTAACGAGGCACGTGGATTGTGTGCATACACAATTATTGCACAGGGGCTGGTTGCAAGATTACGCTCGTACAAGGAAATAGCTTTCAAAGATGATATAATGCTCTATGACATGAAGCTGTTGTTTATATTGACAGCACTAAGACAAGATATAAAGGCTAAAATAAAAGATGAATTGCATGGGATGGATTATTTGATTAGTTGTCTCAATGAACTTGTTTTGGAGTCCTCTGAATCTCAATGTGAAGTTGCTGGGAGTAGGGAAGTTATTGAAGATGCTCACTGCTGCTTCCTACAG GATAACCAGCAAGCTATAGCATGTGAGATACTTAAAACCCAGTTCAACTTGACCCTCCAACATTCTGAGGAACCAGTTAGCGAGGCAGAGGAGAGCATGTATCTCAAACTGATGCCCGTGCTCACAGCCCTGTTGTATGCACAAACTTCCACACAGGATTCACTAATGGACCTCCACAGCAATATCGCTAATCTATTAACTGG agtacCACCAATGTTTTACCAGTATCTGACTCCAGAGCTGAACGATGGAGAAACAGCACTGTGCACATATGCTGGTAGAAACATGGATGCTTTGCAAGCCCTGCTTCAGTTGCTATTATATAGGCTCTCAATAACTAca AGCACAAAGAACCAGTACACAAATCTGTCTCCGGTACTCATAGTGCTGATCAAGAGCGCCCGCGGTTGCAGACCGCAGCGCAAATATCTCAGGCAGGTGGTGTTGCCTCCCCTGAGAGATGTGTCTAGACCCCCGGAAGAAGGCAACACTCTCCGCAACCAACTGTGCAGGTTGCTTACCACTCCAGTAACATCTGTGAGGGACTTGGTCGCTGAGTTCCTGTTCATCCTTTGCAAGGAGAAAG TTGGTCGCATGGTGAAGTACACGGGCTTCGGTAACGCAGCTGGTCACCTGGCTCAGAAGGGGCTCATGGGCGGAGCGCGCGGGCCCGTGCAGTACTCCTCCAGCAGCGAGGATTCCGACACCGAGGAGTATCTCGAAGCGCAACCTCGTATAGACCCGGTAGTGGGGTGCACGAGACCGCCGCGCGTTAACCCGTTCGAGGGCATGTCTGAGGAACAG